Proteins from a single region of Nocardiopsis dassonvillei subsp. dassonvillei DSM 43111:
- the rplS gene encoding 50S ribosomal protein L19, translated as MHTAIQELEKAQLRSDVPEFRPGDTLNVHVRVTEGNRTRVQVFKGVVIRRQGSGNRETFTIRKVSYGVGVERTFPIHTPAIEKYEVAARGRVRRAKLYYLRDLRGKAARIRERR; from the coding sequence ATGCACACCGCCATTCAGGAGCTGGAGAAGGCCCAGCTTCGTTCCGACGTCCCGGAGTTCCGTCCGGGTGACACCCTCAACGTCCACGTCCGTGTGACCGAGGGCAACCGTACCCGTGTCCAGGTCTTCAAGGGCGTCGTCATCCGCCGCCAGGGCTCGGGCAACCGCGAGACCTTCACCATCCGCAAGGTGAGCTACGGCGTGGGCGTGGAGCGTACCTTCCCGATCCACACCCCGGCCATCGAGAAGTACGAGGTCGCCGCCCGCGGCCGCGTGCGTCGCGCCAAGCTGTACTACCTGCGCGACCTGCGCGGCAAGGCCGCCCGCAT